The following DNA comes from Hordeum vulgare subsp. vulgare chromosome 3H, MorexV3_pseudomolecules_assembly, whole genome shotgun sequence.
ATAGCAAAACTGCTTTTGCGGACCGGCGTGGGCTAGCACAGACGCAAACCCCGCATAATGGACCCGTAAAAAAGTATATTAGCGGAATATACTTTTTTTACGGGTCGACTTCTGCGGGTTCTGATCTGACGCAGCTCCTCCCGGCCCGTAAAACTTAGTTTTGCAACTTGAATTGATCTAGCATAatgttttttttttacttttgcaaCAACATTAGATACAAAAGATATCACCAAATTTTGGCTAGAATAGCAaaatcaaagaaaacaagaactaCAAATATGTATTTCAGAAGATttccaacttccataactgctccCCTAGTTGAAGCAATATCTTCTCCATGCACTCATTGTTGATCTGCGGGTTCTTGATCTTGCTTTCTTCATTCTTCATCTTTGGTTTCATAGAAGTAGACGTTGCTTTCCCTCTAGTTGCACATGCAGCCACATCATTGTCTTCGATTATACTAAGGGATGTACtaacatctattaagtttctttctatcaacAAATCAATGTATTgcctttccaaaaccaaaataagcaTCCATCGTCCTACACAAAAGAATGAGCAAACTCGAAGTGAGCTACCGCAATTGAACTAAAGAATGAGCTATGGAACAAGCTACCGAAGTGCACGTACCCCCGTCGTTTTCACATTTGTAGAACACCCATCCGGGGTGCTTCGGCGTGCCCGAAGTGAGCCGCAGCACTTGGCGCGGGCAGTCGTCGCACTCTATGAGCGGCATCGGCAGGCGACAAAGACGTTGCGCAAGCGCTGAGCCCGGTGGACGGCTGGACGAGTCCATGCCCGCAAACCTTCGGCGACGGCGGACGGACGAACCCGTGCGTGCATGCGGCGATGCGACCTTGCCTGGGCTGCGGGAGAGGCTCCCCGACCACTCCATCGCCTGGGGCAGCAACCGGCGGCCGGAAAAAGCAAAATCCAGCGGCTCGCGATGAAGTGCCTCAGATCTGCAAATCCGGTGGCCCGCCGACGCAtgggggaagggaggggaggcCTCGTGCGCGTGGCGGCCTTCCGACGTGCTCCTGCCGGCTGCTGTCGTTGAAATCttgggcggcggccggcggcggcgcgttGGGGAGAGGAGAGGTGGTTGGTGGGAGAAAGCGCGGGATGAAATGTCCCCCAACAACCGCTTCCGCTTATATGCAGGGCACCGCAGCCGCGAGGGGGAAATCCGCGTTTTCCGGGGTTGGGGTCGGGATTTTGCCGCGTCCCCTAAAAAAATTTGCGGGATGGGGCAGGgtgcggggtctgatcgggctAGTTTTTCCGTCCCGACCCGTATTTTGGGGTTATTTTATGggtcggggcgggatgcggggtctgctagagttgctctaagagcATTAAATAGCTTAGCAACTCAACTTTGCAATGCATATGtgcttagagggtgcttggatacgttttagtcccatgactaaaagtaatgagactacaaacttgctagcctcacccatgcttggatccaagtactaaagagactaaaatcaagttaatgaacatttattatcctccaaaccctccaatccagaacttgcatgagtagttaaatgaggagagagaggactaatgcacattttagtaggggtacccctgactaaaagattttagcctcaagactagttttagcctctttagtcaggggtgcttcgaactttagcctcttaaagagactagttttagtcagactagttttagtctcttgaatccaagcaccctcttaacTTGTTGTTGCTAAGCTCACTTTATTTAATGATTTAGCACCTAAACGCTCTCATGCATTGGTCATCTTCTTTCATTTAAGTGGTTTGCCTAGGTTCAGGTGTATGACATTGGTTCTTCCTTGATCATCAAAGTGTTCTCTTTTCTCCTTAATTACGTTGTCATGTCATTTTTTCTGCTTATGTGACATGCTTAGTACATGTTCATCATGGAACACTGGAAAGGGCCTAAAGTCCCATCTTGCTTCGTCTGACCGTCTCCACGTGTTGCAGAAATAGGATTTAAGTTTTGCTTGCGTACGTGCGAACGAAATCACATGACATGACAATACAGTATCATCCCGGTACATCTCAGTACGCGAGGTAGAAAAGTCCGTGTACATGCAGTTGGTACAAAGCTGAACCCGCGTACACCGTAGGATGACCTGTACGCGCTACGTACTAGCGCGTACACGCACCCGTAGCTGAGGCGACGATTTACCAGCGGTTCAGTTCAAAAACACGCCCCACGAAagaaaaaaagttcaaaaacacgCAAGCATGCATGGTCGCGTGGAGCCCATGCGCATGCATGCGCCGCTTCACGGGACAAAGGCTGGGCCGCAAATGAGTGAACGGCAACTTGCTAGCCAGCCCGGTCGCTGCTCTTCTCAGGCGCTCGTTTGGGGGGGGACGGGACCCTGACAGGGGTCAGTGTGGGCGGCGCAAGCCGCcgagctagcgcgcccccaccggATCCCGCCGTAGCCGGAGGCCTTTCTTCCCTTCCCGTCCCCGCTGCGGCGTCCTTGTCCGGTCCAGCGCCAGCCGCGCGCGCGACGGGGCAGCGGCGCGGGGAGGCAACAGGCGGGCAACACGTCCATCAATGCTGACACGGTCTTGGCGCCGGGGGGTGTCACGGGGAGAGGCCCGGCCGTACGCTCCAAATCGCGTGACCTACCACGACACGCCGAAGCGGACGGCGGGCAGCACGCGCACGTAcgccgccccccgccgccgccctacCCGCCGGGTGATTGTGGGGCGAGTAACCCGTGCCGTCGAGGAGCCGTCCCGCCGCGCGCGCGTGCACGGCGGATTTTGGATGCCTGCGTGTGTATTTACTGGATCGCTGATCCTGCCCTGTGACGGCTAGGCTAGGGCACGCGCCGAGAGCATCGTAAATGGGCTCGTCGCCGTCCAGCCTTGTTTTTGCTGTGGGTTTCTTTTTGTCCTTACCGGGAGCGCAGCGGGGCAACTAAGGACAACTCCACCGCGCCACTCCATCCTATCCGCACGTGTCCGTTTGAGGTAAAACGGACGGAACAGACGGCCTAGCGCGCGGGAGCAAACAGActtttgtttgttttgtgttCGCTTTCGACCCATCCCCGGCCCAACTTTGCGTCGATTTTGGGTGAAACGGACAGCACGCGGACGGGCGGGACGCGTGCTCTCGTCCGCCCCTGGCCCACGTGTCGGTGGCACAAAGTAAAACCCAACCCCGTCCCCTTTGACGCCATTTCCCCCCAACCCCTCCAACTTCCCCgtcgtctccctctcccccccccctccccccccccccccgtccatGGCCGACGCCCACCCGAATTCCGGCGGCCCGGCCGTCGACCAACCCGGAATGGCCAAGATGAAAAAGGCCAAGGCGCCAAGGAAGCCGCGGGCGGAGTGCACGCCAGAGGAGATCGCCAAATTGGACGCGGAATCAGAGAAGAGGAGGAACCGGAGGGCAGTCGTGAAGGACAACGCCGCCGCGCGCAAGTTCGCTGCCGAGCGCGATGCGACGGAGGCCACGCGCCGAAAGGCCGAGGTCGACGAGAAGGAGGTCATCGTCAACAAAGCGCACACCCTCCTCATGCTTGGCGTTTGTCGTCCGGTCGGTTTCTGTGCAACGACCGTCGGCCCGGCGAGCACAGGCTCGTCGGTCGTCCGGTCTCCGCACTGCCAGTCGCGGACCACGACTGTGTCGCCCGGCTTCCCCCGGCCAAGCACGACGCCCACACCCGTTTCTCGGGGTCGCCGAACGTGAGCATGATCGCGTCTTCCACCCCACGCCCTTTGGCCTGCATCGACCTCCACGCCACACCTGGGTTCAGCAGCGGCGGCCGGCTATCCGTCGAGATGCAAAGAAAGCAAGCACGACCGTCGTTTGCGGGCACCATGTCGTCCCCCCGCGTCTTGTTCGACGAAATGGCAACACCAATGGCACCGGTCAACGACCCCTTCCGCGCCCGGTTCATGGAGGATGTGATCTACAACGGTGGGCATGTCCCTGCCTACGATCCCGAGGAGACCCAAAGTCAGGATGGCCGCGCCCAGTTCGTTGCCGATGAAGAGGCCGACGACCGTGCTAACTACGACCATGGTGACTCGTGGCATGAAGACGACGACATCTATTACGGAGTTGATGGCGATGAAGATGAAGGCAATGACATTGATATTAGTGGTGAGCCAGAGTTCATCGACGAGCTCACCCAAAGAGCGGAagcacaaaagaagaagaagaagaagaggagtcgcACGGGTTAATACACCCAAGATGAGGACAAACTGATTTGCAACTATTGGATGGGGATTAGCCAAGATCCGAGGACGGACGCGCAACAAAAGGGTGTAGTTTTTTGGACGAGAGTCCACAAAGCATTCCATGAAAGGAAGATGTTTGAGCCCTATCAAATCACAAGTGACCGTGGCATCACCTCGATTTAAAAGAGGTGGTTGTTCAttcaacaagagtgcaacaagtaTTGCGTCGCATTGAAGAGCGTTGAAGCATGGCCCGTAAGTGGTCTCGGCATTGGGGACATGGTATGCTCTCCTCATCCTAGTCCTTTCCTTGCTTCGGCCTTGTATATGTTTGCATGTCCAAATCTTGTTGATCATGTGGTGTAGGCATTTCAATCTTTGGAAGCATTCAAGACCCGACACAATgacaagccattcacgcttacgCATTGTTGGACGATCATCAACGATTGCCCTAAGTTCAAGGATCAATATCGTGAACTTCAAAGGAAGAGAGGTAAGAAGATGGCCAAgttcgccggaggtggagatggcGAGGCGTTGAAGAGGCCGAGGGGCAAGACCAACTCCAAGGTGGACGACATACGTGATGCCGCATCCATGGCCTTGCATGAGACTTTGCAAGGCATGatgtttcaaaagttcatgagggACGAGAAGAAGCGACAAAGCAAGGACGAGAAAATGAAGCAATACTTGGAGCTTCAAAGGAAAAAAGcttgagatggaggaggaggccaagaagaggaagatcGACCTGGAGGAGGCAGCCCGGCAAAGGCAGGTCGACATCGAGGCCGCCAATGTCAGGCCAGGAAGAGGCAGCTCGACATCGAGGCCGGCAATGCCACAACCAAAGTGAAGGATGTGGCCCTTGCGATCATGAGCGTGGACTTGACCAAGATGAGCGAGAAGACGAGGAGCTGGTTCGAGGCCAGGTAGAAGGAGATGTTCGACACCGACGGACTGAACTAGGTCGTCCGATCGGACGTGGCCGTTCTTTTTTGAAGGCTGGCATGGGTGTCGCCCGCTGGGCCGATGACTGTGTGCCGACGAGAAACACATTCATTTTGGAGGCTGGCTGTGTTGCGCCTGCTGGCTGTGTTGTCGGCGAACAAAACTGTTCATTTTGGAGGCTGGTTGTGTTGCCGGCCGCTGGCTTTGTTATCGGCGAGGACGTGTAGGGCGCTGGCTGTGTTGCCGGCGTGAACTAGGCCGCTGGTATTTGAAGCGTGGTTcttttggaggcggacaagatagGGCAAACGGATGCGGCCGTGCGCTGGGCGCGCGGCAAGCGCATCCCAGGACAGGGCCGAACACGACCCCATCTCCCTACCCAAACGGACAGAATCCGGGCAAAATGGACGTCCGTTTGGGGTCGCGCGGTGGGGTTGGTCTAATGGTATGAACTTGTTCATGTGTTGGGTTGTTCTGTGATTCCATTGGCCTGGTAGAGTCTTGCGTAGGCGTCGACCTGTGCTGTTTGCAAGTGCTCGTGTCAAGATTTTTCGCTGATTGCAAGTGGGGATTTTTTTTCGTGGTTGTTGTGGggttgaaattttcctgaaactCTGGATTAAGAATGTATGCTTCATGTACCATGTACTGCGTGTATAAGTTTAAAACTTTCTTTGACAGAGAAGTCGAAGCCGTGGGCGGTAGGGCCACTACGACAATGATGACTTCATTAGGGCGGTTTTTAGCAGACGGTGCTCTCCGGATGTTGCGCTGGACTAGGCCGGTGTGAGGCTTATAACTTTTTTTGTGAAACTTGTTAGCAAAATCAAAGTTGTCTTATCCTCGATTCTTCGGTCAGCTGTTTGGTGTTTGTGACCAGGTTGTCTACGTGTCCCTTGTGAGGTTTGTAATCTCGACTTTTTGCTTGATTTTTTTTAGTTAATTGGACAACTCTTTTCTTTTTAATCAATAAAAACAAGAAATCTTTTGCCTCGTTTAAAACACAAAATGTTCAGAACTAGCATGCTACTCATAAATGTTTATCTTATTTGAGATTTGTGGTTTAAATGGAGTAAAATTTTAAGCATATCCTCGCTGTTGTAAAtctactcgtggagagttgtcagGTGCTACGTCCGTTCTCTATTTTTCTTCATGTTTTCGTAGTTTTGGAGCACATACATACGTACTTTGAATTGAAAAGTTTTGATGTTGATAGAATATACTATTTGACGCTCTTTGCGTCAAACTGTCAGACAAACCCACAGAAGGACACACGAGTGATTTTACATGGCTGGTCAGTTTACTGTTTCACTGACACCGGTTTTGGCAACCTTTTAGAGGTTCATAGCCGGTTTTTTCCGGTTTCGGAATAGAAGGTTCACTACACCTGTTTTTtccgtttttttcttttctgtttctgtttcaaaaaatgttttggatattaaaaaaaatgttctggattatccaaaaaactgttctgttttatcaaaaaaatatgttccagtttatttttcttctttctttttttcctttttctgtttcaaaaatgtCCCGAAATTTCGAACAAAAAttcagaatttgaaaaatgttctggaattaaaACAAAGTTCCAGAATTCGAAAAttgttttgaaattttaaaaaatgttcgcagATCTGAAAAAATGATCCGAAATTTTTACAAAGATATTTCGTCTTTTCTTAAAAATGTTCCGCAATTTGAAacaatgttccagaatttgaacAAATGTTGCAAAATTAGAAACAATGTTCcagaattttgaaaaatgttacTGAATTTTTGAAATTACAGAACAAATTCGAAGAAAGAGTTTTTTTAACttttgaacaatttttaaaaatggAACATTTGTAGATAATTCAGAACTTGTTCTGGATTTGTTTTTGCTTCAAATTCTAAAAGAAAATgaatacagaaaaaaatggaaaaaaaaattagaaacaaaaaagaagcagaaaaacaaaagaagaagagaaataactGGACTAGCCCAGTCGGGCAACCCCTATGTGGTAGTTCGCAAAGCACACAGCGAGGAGACAAAAGCAGGTCTCACCACGCGGACGCTCTCAACAGGCCAGCCCATAATAAGGCAGATACAGATACGtccgttttatttatttatttttcttatattttggaaaatattataaatctttacctaataataaagaggctattgcttctgtcggaaaacccaccgccgtcgttttttgcaaaaaagccctCCTAATTTATGATAATTAGTCCACGGTCCTGTTTTTACTGAGATAACATTTCGTTTTTAACAGGAAAATCCCTATCCAATCCACATCCAGACCCGACGTCGCACGCCGCCCCCTCCCCCCGGATCCCATCTCTCCACCGCCCTCCATATCCCGGTATCCTCCACCTCCGGCCATCCCTAGCGTAATTCACCTTCTCGTGTTGTTCCTCGCTCGTTCGCGGCAGTCTGATGGCGGCACTCCGTGAAGTGGAGGCTGGACGGGGAGAAGACTGGCGGGGGCGGGTAGGGGGAGAAGAGGGGCGGGGACAGAGAGGAAGAGGGGGCGACATGgatggaggcggaggaggagaccgCGACACTGTGGGAGGCCCTAGCGGCGGTAGAGGGCACCACGACGATGATGTAGGGCGAGATGGAGGAGGAGCGCCTCACAGCAACCAGCAGAGGGAGAAGGTTGAGGTCCAGATGGAGCTCCGCCAGTTTCGCCTCTTTGGCGCTCAATGCCGCCGAGATCGACCACCTTCGTGCCATCATCGACGACGGTGCGCCACCTCGTGCGCGTCCGCTACAGGCTCCACGCCTACCAGCAGGCGtgcctccacctcggcatcccgcttCCCGACAACGATGAGGCCGAGTGGCATGGCCATGGGGACGACGAAGGTTtcctcgagggcgagggcgaggacaGGGAGTACTACAACGACGATGGTTAGGATGGCAGCGAGGAGGACGTGGTGGGCGCGGATCTGCAGCGCCAGATCTGCCTCCTCGAGCACGACCAGGACGGGAATGTAGTAGGTGAACCATCCCTGGAGGAAGATGATGACGCCCACCAGTATGTAGATGAGGAATTTCTGGAGTCGAGTGGGCAGGAAACACACGAATTTTGTGATGACGAGATGTTACATGAGGAGATTGTGGAAGAAAGGAGCCACCTCTGTAATGATGATGAGTTGCCAGAGTCGCCCATTACTGGATATGGCCTTGAAGAAGGGGGGAAGTGACGCCGATGGTACCAGCAATAGCAACGACATGGTCTACATGATCAACAAGGTGATGGTGCTAGCAGTGGCAATGACATGGTCTACATGATTGCTCCACCCTCTACCTCTGAAACTCAGAAATCAAAGAAAGGTCGTTGGCATATCACTGTCAGTGAATAAGATCTGCTAGAGATGAAGAGGACCAGAATGTTTTTATTATTACTGaggacatacataatacatatagATAAATTTGGATCATTTATAATTGAGAGATTTCTTGCCAAAAATATTAACTCTATCCACCAATGGGCAATGTCGAAGTAATAACATGAATTTGTTGAACAGAACCTTCGCTAACTGAATAGACTTACGAACAATTAACAATGTCAAATAGTTTCAAATCAACAAATGTGGTCATCGTCATTGAAGATGATGGTTTTTTTTTCTCACGTTGCAACGCtcaggcccttttgctagtacatATACATAAATATAGAAAGTCTATTCATCACACAGGatgcagaataagttattcttcacccgaggtaatctGACGGTGgtttataaataaattacatttgaaattcAAACATTTACATTTATATTAATTCACTACGTAAAGTTTGTCATAAGAAAACCAAAATATatgtcataagaccagaaaaatcgtATTTTATGTATGTTTAACACTATGTTTTTGTGCTTGTAATTTTACATGATATAGAATATTTTTTATTGTTGACTATATTCTCTTATGGTCTCCTTTTACATatggaataagaaaaaaaaatacaaaacgtaaaattacggtgcattgatatGAAAATAGAGGTGGTGAATAATAACTATTTTTCCTCACCCACGGTGAATTTGAGTAATGTTAAAGCAAATtatattggttgctagtgcaattttaaaaaaattgatatcattaaaaaatgtttgtgacaTTTTTTTACCCGTTTAAAAAAGTATGTtacattttatagaaataataaattttaaaatatgttATACAATATTAAAAGAAGTTTATAGGACGTAAAAAGTGTTCCCTTTGTTTAATATTTTTTGGTATATTTCATAAAAAAAATCATTGTATATTTAAAACATGCTTAACACGTATTCTAAAATAGTATGAAAATCTAGTACTTTTAAAAAATTAATCATGTATTGCAAACACGTTAAATGTGTATAAAAATGATTTGTTTGcataccaaaaatatatataatgtgAATTAGTAAAACtaaaatcaaactagaaatttggTAAAAAGTTAATCATGTATTGAAGGAATTCAAAtgtgtaaaaaatgttcttgatgtatACCGAAGTATTTGACATCTGTTGAAAACCCTCCAGAGGAAAACCAGTTAAAAATGaagaaagaaataaagaaaaataagaacCAAAAAACACAGAGAAAACCAAACAAAATAACTGTAACAATTTAGAAACCAATAAGAAAACCATGGAGGAAAAATGAAACACGCGCCTCAGGTAAAATACTAGGCTGGACCTGTAGCGCCAGCCTTAAGGCATGCCGGAGCTACGTCTCACTATAAGCAAGATATAGCTCTCATGGATATTTAAGAGCCGGCGGCTTTATTTCATATCTGTCACAATAAAAATCACATTAGCAATTCCATGATCCTTTCTCTCATTCTAAAAAAAAATCCATGATCTTctatttcattttcctcttttttcacCCATCTATCTTTTTATTCTATGTTCTTCATTCGTTATGTTAGCATGTCCCTCCCACCCCTCCCCCCTTTCCAAGTAGTACATGAAGAACTGACATATCACTTTTTGTATCTAGTTTTCCATTCTATTTAATTTTCCATTTTATATCTATTATATGCATAAACTTCTCATGACAAATTTTTCATTTTCCTCTAGTTTACTTTGCCCCAAATAGTAaacattttctttcatttttcccgTATCATATTCACTCATACATTGTCCTATGATAGTTGAGATTTGCTCAACAAAGATAAATTTTTTAATATGCCTAAGTATGTGTTCCAGCAGACGCTCTTAGATGTGATTTGTTACACAAGAAATATTATTTGGTTTCACTTTACATATTGTTTCCATAGAAGTCGTGACGTGTTCCACAGGTACTAAAATTAGTTCTATTTTATCTAAATTTCTATTGTGTTGTGTTCCACACGAATTGTTTTCCATTGTATTGAATTGCGATACCTAATTGTATTGAATTGTTATATTTCTATTGTATTGAATTGTTATACCCAATTGTATTGAATTGTTATATTTCTATTGAATTGTGTTCCACATGAATTCTTATATTTCTATTTTGGTGTGGTTTTGCAACAACCAATGTTTGTGCCTTGAGCATGAAAAATTTGTTCTACCTAATCCAAGTATATGCTATAGAACATGGAATTTTTGTTTCACCTAAATTGTATCCTATAGAGAAGTAACATCCCCTAATCCCACCCCTACCCCCGCCAATCATACACCCACACCGGTCGACCTCTACCGAGCTTTAGCTGATGCGCTGCGACCATTCGTGTATTCTTCGCCTCCGGCTCAATATTGCCTCATCCTCATCTGGGTGTCATGGCCTCCCATCTCTGGATCGACGCAGCACGTCTTGGGAGATCTATGGTTGCGCCAAATTTTCTTCGAGCGTCCGAAGAATAGGAAATGTGTTCACTGCACACAACATTATTATAAAAATGCTAGACATACAGAGAGTTACATAAGGTTACACGCTAACTAGGATTCTTTCTTTCTAACTAACCACTCCCCCCGCCCGATTTTCAAGGGGGTGGGGCCCTCATCCCCTTAATCTCCAATCAAAATCTACCTGTTCGTAAAACCCATGTAAAGTTATGTAAGTGTAGCATTGCTGATATTATTATTGCCAACGGTTGTGTTTCTGTCCATAACTGTGCTGATTTGTCATTTGAGTTCTATTTCTTTCTTTGCAATGTACTTCattcatttctaaatataagtcattttacaGATTGCACTATAAGttatatacagatgtatatagacatattttagagtgtaaatttatttattttgttcctatgtactccctctataaactaatataaaagcatttggatgactaaagtagtgttctaaatgcttttatattagtttacggaggaagTAGGTCATAATGAAATCTTCAGAAGATCTTATAAAATTTAAGAAGCGGAGAGAGTAGGTATTTTTCTCTTGAATCATTTTGTGCTTGTTCCCGCGTTGGACGTTTGAGATCTCAAACTCGGCGTTTACGGAAGCTTACAAATCGAGTATAGACAGTACTCCCCAACTGCTATCGTACCGTACGGTAGTAAGTACTATTTTGCTACCATCGTGATCATTGCAGGTTAACTCCTAGCTAGCGGGACACTCATCAGGTGGTCCTCAACTTGCACAGCTACAGAAACTTTTACCGTCGAACGACGTCGTGAGCACATCGCCATACGTGTACGAGAGCTCAGACATCACAACTTACGTAGTTGGCACGAGAGCTCAGACATCACAACTTACGTAGTTAAAAATAACTTTGATGCTGATGTAGTACGTACTACGTTCTCGATCGGGCTCGTACAAAGTGTTGGGCACGCGCCGACGTCACGTGATCTGCTCACTCATCGACCACACCCCGCCATCATTAGCTAGCTCGACAAAGTTCACTCTCACATTAACCATGCCAATGCCAATGCCAATGCCATGGGAAGTAAGATTAGTTTACTGATCCCCGTCGACGACGGACGCGCAGGAGGAGCGGCCGGGGTCGGCGACggagacgacgacgtcgacgaaggCGGCCACGATGGCGCCGTGCGTGTCCTTGGCGTTGGCGCGCAGGTACCACCCCAGCATCTCCTCCAGCCAGCCCCAGCCCCACCCGCCGGCCCCGTGCGCGGCCACCATCTCCTGCATCGACGCCCGGAAGTCCCCGTACGGGTCCGCCGACTCGAACGCCACGGCCAGGCCGCCGACGAACGCCTCGCGGGCGCCCGCCGGCAGCTTCTCCTCCAGTATGGACCTCGTGGCCCCCGACGCCCCCGGGTCGAACAGGAGCCGGTCGGAGGAGCGGAGGGGCCCCACGGCCGTGACGACGTCCTCGGCCCCGCCCTCCGCCGACGCCTCGGACGCCGTCGAGGGGCTGTCGGAGCAGTCAAGCCGCGCGGAGGAGTTCGTGAAGGAGCTCTCGGCGGAGTTGAGGAAGATGGAGGCGAGCGTCCTTGCCCCGGGCGGTGGTGGCGCGGCGTGGAAGGACTGCGTTCTCGGGTGCTTGCACGACGGCCACGCCCAGGTGGGCGCGGCGGCCGGGTCGCCtcgcggaggtgacggcgaggcaTCCTCCTTGGGCTTCGTGTGGAAGAGGGAGCTCAAGCCTAGCTTCCCGATGACCATTGTTGTGCTTCTCAGGAGTGGAGCTGacacgggggaggaggaggaggaggaggaggaggagaggtgacGAGGATGAAGGAAGGTTTTTGGTGTGTATGGCGTTTTCAAAACCGGTGCTCCCACTATATCCGACTGCCGTCCGTGGAGTTTGGTTTTAAATGAGCTCTCGCACGGAAAATGTCTTAAGAGTATGTCCAACATCCTCGCTATATAAGCATCATTCaggaaaaaaatat
Coding sequences within:
- the LOC123440488 gene encoding transcription repressor OFP13-like, translated to MVIGKLGLSSLFHTKPKEDASPSPPRGDPAAAPTWAWPSCKHPRTQSFHAAPPPPGARTLASIFLNSAESSFTNSSARLDCSDSPSTASEASAEGGAEDVVTAVGPLRSSDRLLFDPGASGATRSILEEKLPAGAREAFVGGLAVAFESADPYGDFRASMQEMVAAHGAGGWGWGWLEEMLGWYLRANAKDTHGAIVAAFVDVVVSVADPGRSSCASVVDGDQ